A genome region from Candidatus Methylomirabilis tolerans includes the following:
- a CDS encoding ABC transporter substrate-binding protein, giving the protein METRLIRIGHSPDPDDAFMFYALAKERLHTGQFRFQHILEAIEVLNSWAMEGRLEVTAISAHAYAYVADRYILLPHGASIGRNYGPILVAKCALDPAELRGKRIAVPGRLTTAFLALRLYLSEFQAVEVPFDQVFEAVESGEADAGLVIHEGQLTFETSGFTKLLDLGTWWYEQTALPLPLGANAIRRDLGEPCCLEVSGYLQASINYGLAHRQEALQYALQFGRGLDAALADRFVGMYVNEDTRAWNEETRRGLERLLDLAWEQGVIPKHIQPEFLPG; this is encoded by the coding sequence ATGGAGACACGTCTTATCCGGATCGGACATAGTCCGGACCCGGATGATGCATTTATGTTTTACGCCCTGGCCAAGGAGCGACTCCATACAGGCCAGTTTCGCTTTCAGCATATCCTTGAAGCAATCGAGGTTCTGAACAGTTGGGCGATGGAAGGCAGGCTGGAAGTGACAGCGATCTCGGCCCATGCGTACGCGTATGTAGCGGACCGCTACATACTGCTGCCCCATGGCGCCAGCATCGGACGGAACTACGGGCCGATTCTTGTGGCGAAGTGCGCGCTCGACCCTGCCGAACTCCGTGGCAAGCGAATTGCCGTTCCCGGTAGACTCACGACGGCATTCCTCGCGCTACGGCTCTATCTGAGTGAGTTTCAGGCCGTCGAGGTCCCCTTCGACCAGGTCTTCGAGGCAGTCGAAAGCGGCGAGGCGGATGCCGGACTTGTCATCCACGAGGGGCAGCTCACCTTCGAGACCAGCGGTTTTACCAAGCTGCTGGATCTCGGAACCTGGTGGTACGAGCAGACCGCGCTGCCGTTGCCACTGGGAGCCAATGCTATCCGCAGGGATCTGGGTGAGCCGTGTTGCCTGGAAGTCTCGGGATACCTTCAGGCCAGTATCAACTATGGCCTGGCTCACCGACAGGAGGCACTCCAGTACGCCCTGCAGTTTGGTCGTGGATTAGATGCGGCTCTGGCCGATCGATTCGTCGGCATGTATGTGAACGAGGATACCCGTGCCTGGAATGAGGAAACCAGACGGGGCCTCGAACGTCTCCTGGATTTGGCATGGGAGCAGGGCGTGATTCCCAAGCACATTCAGCCGGAGTTCCTCCCCGGTTAA